Proteins from one Dromiciops gliroides isolate mDroGli1 chromosome 6, mDroGli1.pri, whole genome shotgun sequence genomic window:
- the RPS6KB2 gene encoding ribosomal protein S6 kinase beta-2 isoform X1 encodes MAAVFDIDLETEEGSEGDGEPELSPADGDLDLRTAGLEPVGHYEEVELSESSVNPGPERIGPHSFELLRVLGKGGYGKVFQVRKVQGTNAGKIFAMKVLRKAKIMRNAKDTAHTRAERSILEAVRHPFIVELLYAFQTGGKLYLILECLSGGELFMQLEREGIFLEDTACFYLGEITLALGHLHSQGIIYRDLKPENIMLSSQGHIKLTDFGLCKESIHEGSVTHTFCGTIEYMAPEILTRSGHNRAVDWWSLGALMYDMLTGTFLKRNPSQRLGGGPGDVVDVQKHPFFRHINWEDLLARQVEPPFRPCLQSEEDVSQFDTRFTKQTPVDSPDDSTLSESANQAFLGFTYVAPSVLEGIKEGFSFQPKLRSPRRLHSSPRTPVSPLKFSPFEGFRPSSGPAESMELPLPPPPPPPPPPVSSAPLPIRTPTGKKSKKSRGRSRR; translated from the exons ATGGCGGCAGTGTTCGATATCGACCTAGAGACCGAAGAGGGCAGCGAGGGCGACGGCGAGCCGGAGCTCAGCCCCGCG GATGGTGATCTGGATTTGAGGACAGCTGGTTTGGA GCCCGTGGGGCACTATGAAGAGGTGGAATTGTCAGAGAGCAGTGTGAACCCTGGCCCTGAGCGAATCGGCCCCCACTCCTTTGAGCTACTCCGAGTCCTGGGCAAAGGGGGCTATGGCAAG gTATTCCAGGTCCGGAAGGTACAAGGCACCAATGCAGGGAAAATATTCGCCATGAAAGTGTTGAGAAAA GCAAAAATTATGCGCAACGCTAAGGACACAGCCCACACACGGGCAGAACGGAGCATCCTGGAGGCTGTGAGGCACCCCTTCATCGTGGAGCTGTTGTATGCGTTCCAGACTGGTGGCAAACTCTATCTCATTCTGGAGTGTCTCAGTG GAGGAGAGCTCTTCATGCAGCTGGAGCGAGAGGGCATCTTCTTGGAGGACACGGCCTG TTTTTACCTGGGGGAGATTACATTGGCCTTGGGTCACCTCCACTCCCAAGGAATCATCTACCGGGACCTCAAGCCTGAAAATATCATGTTGAGCAGccaag GCCACATCAAGCTGACAGATTTCGGCCTGTGTAAGGAATCTATCCACGAGGGCTCTGTCACTCACACGTTCTGCGGCACCATCGAGTACAT GGCTCCCGAGATCCTCACCCGCAGTGGCCACAACCGGGCAGTGGACTGGTGGAGCCTGGGGGCCCTGATGTATGACATGCTCACAGGAACG tTTTTGAAGAGGAACCCCAGCCAGCGCCTTGGGGGTGGACCTGGAGATGTGGTGGATGTGCAG AAACACCCTTTCTTCCGCCACATCAATTGGGAAGACCTCTTGGCTAGACAAGTCGAGCCCCCCTTCCGGCCCTGCTTG CAGTCCGAAGAGGATGTAAGCCAGTTTGATACACGCTTCACAAAGCAGACACCCGTGGACAGCCCTGACGACTCGACTCTCAGTGAAAGTGCCAACCAGGCTTTCTTG GGCTTCACCTACGTGGCCCCCTCGGTCCTGGAAGGCATCAAGGAAGGCTTCTCGTTCCAACCCAAACTGCGGTCTCCTCGACGCCTCCACAGCAGTCCTCGTACCCCTGTCAG CCCACTGAAATTCTCACCCTTTGAAGGCTTCCGACCCAGCAGCGGCCCAGCCGAGTCCATGGAGctacccctgcccccacccccacccccacccccacctccagtcAGCTCGGCCCCTCTTCCCATCCGGACTCCCACTGGCAAGAAGTCCAAGAAGAGTCGGGGCCGCTCCAGACGCTAG
- the RPS6KB2 gene encoding ribosomal protein S6 kinase beta-2 isoform X2, with translation MAAVFDIDLETEEGSEGDGEPELSPADGDLDLRTAGLEPVGHYEEVELSESSVNPGPERIGPHSFELLRVLGKGGYGKVFQVRKVQGTNAGKIFAMKVLRKAKIMRNAKDTAHTRAERSILEAVRHPFIVELLYAFQTGGKLYLILECLSGGELFMQLEREGIFLEDTACFYLGEITLALGHLHSQGIIYRDLKPENIMLSSQGHIKLTDFGLCKESIHEGSVTHTFCGTIEYMAPEILTRSGHNRAVDWWSLGALMYDMLTGTPPFTAENRKKTIDKILRAKLTMPHYLTVDARDLLKKFLKRNPSQRLGGGPGDVVDVQKHPFFRHINWEDLLARQVEPPFRPCLQSEEDVSQFDTRFTKQTPVDSPDDSTLSESANQAFLGFTYVAPSVLEGIKEGFSFQPKLRSPRRLHSSPRTPVSPLKFSPFEGFRPSSGPAESMELPLPPPPPPPPPPVSSAPLPIRTPTGKKSKKSRGRSRR, from the exons ATGGCGGCAGTGTTCGATATCGACCTAGAGACCGAAGAGGGCAGCGAGGGCGACGGCGAGCCGGAGCTCAGCCCCGCG GATGGTGATCTGGATTTGAGGACAGCTGGTTTGGA GCCCGTGGGGCACTATGAAGAGGTGGAATTGTCAGAGAGCAGTGTGAACCCTGGCCCTGAGCGAATCGGCCCCCACTCCTTTGAGCTACTCCGAGTCCTGGGCAAAGGGGGCTATGGCAAG gTATTCCAGGTCCGGAAGGTACAAGGCACCAATGCAGGGAAAATATTCGCCATGAAAGTGTTGAGAAAA GCAAAAATTATGCGCAACGCTAAGGACACAGCCCACACACGGGCAGAACGGAGCATCCTGGAGGCTGTGAGGCACCCCTTCATCGTGGAGCTGTTGTATGCGTTCCAGACTGGTGGCAAACTCTATCTCATTCTGGAGTGTCTCAGTG GAGGAGAGCTCTTCATGCAGCTGGAGCGAGAGGGCATCTTCTTGGAGGACACGGCCTG TTTTTACCTGGGGGAGATTACATTGGCCTTGGGTCACCTCCACTCCCAAGGAATCATCTACCGGGACCTCAAGCCTGAAAATATCATGTTGAGCAGccaag GCCACATCAAGCTGACAGATTTCGGCCTGTGTAAGGAATCTATCCACGAGGGCTCTGTCACTCACACGTTCTGCGGCACCATCGAGTACAT GGCTCCCGAGATCCTCACCCGCAGTGGCCACAACCGGGCAGTGGACTGGTGGAGCCTGGGGGCCCTGATGTATGACATGCTCACAGGAACG CCGCCCTTTACCGCAGAGAATCGAAAGAAAACCATCGATAAGATCCTCAGGGCCAAGCTGACGATGCCACACTACCTCACTGTAGATGCTCGGGACCTCCTCAAGAAG tTTTTGAAGAGGAACCCCAGCCAGCGCCTTGGGGGTGGACCTGGAGATGTGGTGGATGTGCAG AAACACCCTTTCTTCCGCCACATCAATTGGGAAGACCTCTTGGCTAGACAAGTCGAGCCCCCCTTCCGGCCCTGCTTG CAGTCCGAAGAGGATGTAAGCCAGTTTGATACACGCTTCACAAAGCAGACACCCGTGGACAGCCCTGACGACTCGACTCTCAGTGAAAGTGCCAACCAGGCTTTCTTG GGCTTCACCTACGTGGCCCCCTCGGTCCTGGAAGGCATCAAGGAAGGCTTCTCGTTCCAACCCAAACTGCGGTCTCCTCGACGCCTCCACAGCAGTCCTCGTACCCCTGTCAG CCCACTGAAATTCTCACCCTTTGAAGGCTTCCGACCCAGCAGCGGCCCAGCCGAGTCCATGGAGctacccctgcccccacccccacccccacccccacctccagtcAGCTCGGCCCCTCTTCCCATCCGGACTCCCACTGGCAAGAAGTCCAAGAAGAGTCGGGGCCGCTCCAGACGCTAG